The proteins below come from a single Prochlorococcus marinus CUG1415 genomic window:
- a CDS encoding LysM peptidoglycan-binding domain-containing protein: MKLVFLVIAILINFLNHSLIKSEEKISSGNNKIENITKKESINGEQNETKKIHIVKTGDTISNISKLYSINKNLIIKLNKLKDENYIYVGQNLIISESNLNSTKQSDLITNYHIVQIGENLTEISNKYKLNLGYLIEINNLKNPDSIKVGQKLFLSKNKPSSSENEQIINNNKNNKLFELDKQIYGPIIIQNKSYEKIKGRKVLNVLNQENKKLILSINCITNELDVRIPGRKWRGSEPAKEEFEKNLINDFC; encoded by the coding sequence ATGAAATTAGTATTTTTAGTAATTGCAATCCTTATTAATTTTCTTAATCACTCATTGATAAAGTCCGAAGAAAAGATTAGTTCAGGAAATAATAAAATTGAAAATATTACTAAAAAAGAATCAATTAATGGAGAGCAAAATGAAACAAAAAAAATTCATATTGTAAAAACTGGAGATACAATTTCAAATATTTCAAAACTCTATTCAATTAATAAAAATTTAATTATTAAATTAAATAAATTAAAAGACGAAAATTATATTTATGTTGGCCAAAATCTTATTATCTCCGAATCCAATCTAAATTCTACAAAACAATCAGATTTAATAACTAATTATCATATTGTTCAAATAGGAGAAAATCTTACTGAGATATCGAACAAATATAAGTTAAATTTAGGATATTTGATAGAAATTAATAATCTCAAGAATCCAGATTCTATAAAAGTTGGGCAAAAGCTCTTCTTAAGCAAAAACAAACCAAGTAGTTCAGAAAATGAACAAATAATTAATAATAATAAAAATAATAAATTATTTGAGTTAGATAAACAAATTTATGGTCCAATAATTATTCAAAATAAATCTTATGAGAAAATTAAAGGTAGAAAAGTTTTAAATGTACTAAATCAAGAAAATAAGAAACTGATTCTTTCAATTAATTGCATTACAAATGAATTAGATGTGAGAATCCCAGGCAGAAAATGGAGGGGAAGTGAGCCTGCTAAAGAAGAGTTCGAAAAAAACTTAATAAATGATTTTTGTTAG
- a CDS encoding aldehyde dehydrogenase family protein yields the protein MKISDKFHLEDIYKLKNTVLTGKTEDIKWRIKHINIVSQLLDENKKEIIKSLFVDLGKSEIEGLAEILLVKEEISLIKKKLNSWMRPKKIDTPFYLFPSSSKVVYEPLGCVLILGPYNYPLLYVFKPLVNIFSAGNTAVIKPSEKCPATSKLIQKLTSKYFHKDVLLTVEGDYKQSIKLIEQNFDHIFFTGSTETGKSIMKLASKNLTPLTLELSGTNPVIIFKNANLEIAAKRIVWGKFFNSGQSCMAPNHIFVDKEIEKNFIEKLKQCIVSFYGEDPIISEDLSKLEKKQFSSTVEIIKRYKKEKRILYGGTFSKKKLKISPTILKIKSTETDILQKELFSSLLPVIGINDKESALKQINQTSKPLAIYLFGGNKKIHNQISRITSSGTICINDVMLPVLIPNLPFGGVGQSGIGKFHGEAGFRNFSNQKSITFKGFLFDLNLRYPPYERIKKFLQFIFKI from the coding sequence ATGAAAATCTCGGATAAATTTCATTTAGAAGACATCTATAAATTAAAAAATACAGTTCTAACTGGTAAAACTGAAGATATAAAATGGCGGATCAAACATATAAATATAGTTTCTCAACTTTTGGATGAAAATAAAAAAGAGATAATAAAATCACTTTTTGTTGATCTAGGAAAATCTGAAATTGAAGGGCTTGCAGAGATCCTTTTAGTGAAAGAAGAAATTTCACTTATAAAAAAGAAACTCAATTCTTGGATGCGTCCAAAAAAGATTGATACACCTTTTTATCTATTTCCATCATCCTCCAAAGTTGTTTATGAACCTCTTGGGTGTGTGTTAATTCTTGGTCCATATAATTATCCATTACTTTACGTTTTCAAGCCATTGGTAAATATTTTCTCAGCAGGAAATACTGCAGTTATAAAACCGTCAGAGAAATGTCCTGCGACCTCAAAACTTATTCAAAAGCTTACTTCCAAATATTTCCATAAAGATGTCCTATTAACAGTAGAGGGTGATTACAAACAATCCATAAAATTAATTGAACAAAATTTTGACCACATATTTTTTACAGGAAGTACTGAAACTGGAAAATCCATTATGAAATTGGCTTCAAAAAATCTAACTCCGTTAACTCTTGAATTAAGTGGAACAAATCCTGTAATCATTTTCAAGAATGCAAATTTAGAAATTGCTGCTAAAAGAATTGTTTGGGGCAAATTTTTTAATTCTGGTCAATCGTGCATGGCTCCAAATCATATCTTTGTAGATAAAGAAATTGAAAAAAATTTCATAGAAAAATTAAAGCAATGCATAGTAAGTTTTTATGGGGAAGATCCAATTATTTCCGAAGACTTATCTAAATTAGAAAAAAAGCAATTTTCATCGACTGTAGAAATTATTAAAAGATATAAAAAAGAAAAAAGAATTTTATATGGGGGAACTTTTAGTAAGAAAAAGTTAAAAATATCTCCTACAATTTTGAAAATAAAATCAACTGAAACAGATATTTTGCAAAAAGAACTATTCAGCTCACTACTTCCAGTAATTGGAATCAATGATAAGGAATCTGCTTTAAAACAGATTAATCAAACATCAAAACCATTAGCAATCTACTTATTTGGAGGAAATAAAAAAATCCATAATCAAATTTCAAGAATAACCAGCTCAGGGACTATTTGTATCAATGATGTTATGTTACCAGTCCTTATCCCAAATTTACCTTTTGGAGGTGTTGGGCAGAGTGGTATTGGAAAATTTCATGGAGAAGCAGGTTTTCGAAATTTTTCAAATCAAAAATCTATTACTTTCAAAGGTTTTTTATTTGATTTAAATCTGCGTTATCCTCCTTACGAAAGAATAAAGAAATTTTTACAGTTTATTTTTAAGATTTAA
- a CDS encoding GNAT family N-acetyltransferase, which translates to MREKFSIRLISINEIPEVTEWARLEGFSPGMDDVSIYRNTDKQGVWVACLDNNPIGSIACIKYNSSYGFIGLFIVKKEFRNNGYGVRLWKHALEYLKNVDCIGLEAAPERLNDYEKWGFRKSSITNRWKLNGSQDLPLRNFYKDQFHFFQVVPGNKISSEAVLIYDDQREPSPRPHFLNDWLKNSHGNVSAIVDNNQICHGFGRIRPCLLEDNQQGWRIGPLLADTPPLAELLIRELVGDLNSQILLDCSNLNPYANYLLSSLGFEEISKTYRMYKGIQPPCPMNQVYGLACLELG; encoded by the coding sequence ATGAGAGAAAAATTTTCAATTAGATTGATATCCATAAATGAAATACCAGAAGTTACAGAATGGGCAAGGTTAGAAGGATTTTCTCCTGGAATGGATGACGTATCAATTTATAGAAATACAGATAAACAAGGAGTATGGGTCGCCTGTCTCGACAATAATCCTATAGGTTCTATTGCGTGCATTAAATATAATTCCTCGTATGGTTTTATAGGTTTATTTATCGTTAAAAAAGAATTCCGAAATAATGGATATGGCGTGAGATTATGGAAACATGCACTCGAGTATTTAAAAAATGTTGATTGTATTGGTCTAGAAGCTGCCCCAGAGAGATTGAATGATTACGAAAAGTGGGGTTTTAGAAAATCTTCTATTACAAATCGATGGAAATTAAATGGTTCTCAAGATTTGCCATTGAGAAATTTCTATAAAGATCAATTTCATTTTTTTCAAGTTGTACCTGGTAATAAAATTTCTTCTGAAGCAGTCTTAATTTATGATGATCAAAGAGAACCTAGTCCTAGGCCACATTTTCTAAATGACTGGTTGAAAAATTCTCATGGTAATGTCAGTGCAATTGTCGATAATAATCAGATATGCCATGGATTTGGCAGGATAAGACCTTGTCTCTTGGAGGATAATCAGCAAGGCTGGAGAATAGGACCTCTTTTAGCGGATACTCCACCACTTGCTGAACTATTAATAAGGGAGTTGGTTGGTGACTTAAATTCCCAAATCTTATTGGATTGCTCTAATCTTAATCCTTATGCAAATTATCTTTTATCAAGTTTGGGATTTGAGGAAATATCAAAAACTTACAGAATGTATAAAGGCATTCAACCTCCCTGCCCCATGAATCAAGTATACGGACTTGCCTGCTTGGAACTGGGATGA
- a CDS encoding DUF3104 domain-containing protein: MTSATPEFLFVRPGDYVAIKNEENCKDTKAKNKNYWVGQVIDCIGGARNPTSWTLFQVANIDNGEITIINADIVEKILKPSKS; the protein is encoded by the coding sequence GTGACCTCGGCAACTCCTGAGTTTCTTTTCGTTAGGCCTGGTGATTATGTAGCAATTAAAAATGAAGAAAATTGCAAAGATACTAAGGCAAAGAATAAAAATTATTGGGTCGGTCAAGTTATCGACTGTATTGGAGGAGCTAGAAATCCAACTTCATGGACCTTGTTTCAAGTAGCCAATATTGATAATGGAGAGATCACTATAATCAACGCCGATATTGTAGAAAAAATTTTGAAACCTTCTAAAAGTTAA
- a CDS encoding NADH-quinone oxidoreductase: protein MGNFINTSFLIPLIPLVTALFIFVLWASFNRTVNRLTKPVTALVAFSLLSSALISAIDYFKKIEEELLLSKLLKYFEETNLVMHLNLVNEKIIIFFSLIMILVIGLSFYKLPRKKGYVLLMISLGLISSSVMISILLIDFSALI, encoded by the coding sequence GTGGGGAATTTCATAAATACATCATTTCTTATACCTTTAATACCTCTTGTTACTGCTTTATTTATTTTTGTTTTGTGGGCAAGTTTTAACAGAACAGTTAACAGGTTGACAAAACCAGTTACTGCACTAGTTGCATTTTCTTTATTAAGTTCTGCTTTAATAAGTGCCATTGATTATTTCAAGAAAATAGAAGAAGAATTATTGCTATCGAAACTTCTGAAATATTTTGAAGAAACAAATTTAGTTATGCATCTTAATTTAGTTAATGAAAAAATTATAATTTTTTTCTCATTAATAATGATATTGGTCATTGGATTGTCTTTTTATAAATTACCTAGAAAAAAAGGTTATGTCTTATTGATGATTAGCCTAGGATTAATCTCTTCTTCAGTGATGATATCAATATTGCTAATAGATTTTTCAGCACTAATCTAA